A DNA window from Flavobacteriales bacterium contains the following coding sequences:
- a CDS encoding TIGR00730 family Rossman fold protein — protein sequence MTEDDNRIKQALEYKDWSEIKIKDSWQIFKIMAEFVEGFETLARIGPCVSIFGSARTEPHNPNYKLAEDIAYKLSLHGFGIITGGGPGIMEAANKGARLANGKSVGLNIDLPFEQKSNPYIDMDKLINFDYFFVRKLMFTKYAQGYVVLPGGFGTMDELFEALTLIQTGKIAKFPIVLVGTSFWSGLMDWIKQTMHENAKNINEKDLDLIHLVDTSDEATAVITEFYSKYSIKPNF from the coding sequence ATGACCGAAGACGACAATCGCATCAAACAAGCCCTTGAGTACAAGGACTGGAGTGAGATAAAGATCAAAGATTCGTGGCAGATCTTTAAGATCATGGCCGAGTTTGTAGAAGGCTTCGAGACCTTGGCACGTATCGGTCCCTGCGTTTCCATCTTCGGTTCGGCCAGAACAGAACCGCACAATCCCAATTACAAACTGGCCGAGGACATCGCTTATAAACTGTCACTTCACGGTTTTGGAATCATTACAGGCGGTGGACCCGGTATTATGGAAGCTGCCAATAAAGGCGCAAGGTTGGCCAACGGCAAATCTGTTGGTCTGAACATCGACCTACCATTCGAGCAGAAATCGAACCCATATATAGATATGGACAAACTCATCAATTTCGATTACTTCTTTGTGCGTAAACTCATGTTTACCAAGTATGCCCAAGGATATGTAGTGCTTCCAGGTGGTTTCGGCACAATGGATGAATTGTTTGAAGCACTTACGCTGATACAGACTGGCAAGATTGCCAAGTTTCCCATTGTACTTGTAGGTACGTCCTTTTGGAGCGGACTAATGGATTGGATCAAGCAGACCATGCACGAAAACGCGAAGAACATCAACGAAAAAGACCTTGATCTTATCCATCTTGTGGACACTTCTGACGAAGCCACAGCGGTGATCACAGAATTCTACTCCAAATACAGCATCAAGCCGAATTTCTAA
- the uvrA gene encoding excinuclease ABC subunit UvrA, whose amino-acid sequence MSETIESQDNFLEVYGARVHNLKNIDIKIPRDKLVVITGLSGSGKSSLAFDTIYAEGQRRYIETFASYARQFLGTLERPDVDNITGLSPVISIEQKSTNRSPRSTVGTVTEIYDLVRLLFARAAVAYSYNTGQRMVKYSDEEIIRILKSELADAKVQLLAPVIKGRKGHYKELFVQIKRQGFQKVRVDGEVLDLDSDIKLDRYKVHDIEIVVDRLVIDSKSTKRLSDSVQMAMKHGKGSMMTLENDSNEVRFFSRSLMCPTTGIAYDEPAPNFFSFNSPYGACNKCNGLGTVAEISVDKIIPNPKLSIARGGIAPIGEARSNWIFNQLEAIGIKHEFDLKTPIEDISEEALNVILYGSSEVFKVKDAHSNASSYSLSFEGIVNFISRQNDESDSTALQKWASSFTHLKTCPSCNGARLKKEALHFRLQSKNIAEVSALDLQELQNWFTELPSTLDDKQLIIATEIIKEIQTRVQFLLDVGLDYLSLDRPARSLSGGEAQRIRLATQIGSQLVGVLYILDEPSIGLHQRDNQRLIDALKKLRDSGNSVIVVEHDKDMMEAADQVIDIGPKAGIHGGRIVAQGTAKELLKRDSLTAAFLNGGHLIPVKKKFRKGSGHTLRLSGATGNNLKNVSAEFPLGTFICVTGVSGSGKSTLINETLYPILNKAIFRAEKEPMPYSRVIGLEHVDKVIAIDQSPIGRTPRSNPATYTGVFSDIRNLFAMVPEAQIRGYKPGRFSFNVKGGRCEECQGAGLKTIEMNFLPDVHIQCPSCNGNRYNRETLEIRYKGKSISDVLDMNIDDAVVFFENIPSILKKIKTIHDVGLGYIKLGQSSTTLSGGEAQRIKLASELSKRDTGNTFYILDEPTTGLHFEDIRVLLEVLNQLADRGNTVLVIEHNMDIIRSADHLIDLGPEGGKRGGMILETGTPMQLAKSPKGFTGQFLRKELESLGAL is encoded by the coding sequence ATGAGTGAGACTATTGAAAGTCAAGACAATTTTCTAGAGGTTTACGGTGCTCGGGTCCATAACCTGAAGAACATCGACATTAAAATTCCCCGCGATAAACTGGTAGTCATCACAGGATTGAGCGGCAGCGGCAAATCTTCGCTTGCTTTCGACACCATTTATGCAGAGGGCCAGAGGCGCTACATTGAAACCTTTGCATCTTATGCACGCCAATTTCTAGGAACGCTGGAACGGCCGGATGTGGATAATATCACTGGACTGAGTCCTGTCATTTCCATCGAACAGAAATCGACCAACAGAAGTCCGCGTTCAACGGTTGGCACGGTTACAGAGATCTATGACCTCGTTCGGTTATTATTTGCCCGAGCAGCAGTAGCCTACAGTTACAACACGGGCCAAAGAATGGTTAAGTATTCAGACGAAGAGATCATTCGCATACTTAAGTCAGAATTGGCCGATGCAAAAGTGCAGTTGCTCGCTCCGGTCATCAAAGGCAGAAAAGGACATTACAAAGAACTTTTTGTTCAGATAAAAAGGCAAGGATTTCAGAAAGTGCGTGTTGATGGAGAGGTGCTTGACCTTGATTCCGACATCAAATTAGACCGATATAAGGTTCACGATATAGAAATTGTGGTTGACCGATTGGTGATCGATTCGAAGAGTACCAAGCGTCTTTCAGATTCGGTGCAGATGGCCATGAAACATGGCAAAGGTTCGATGATGACATTGGAGAACGATTCGAACGAGGTTCGGTTTTTCAGTCGTTCGTTGATGTGCCCAACCACAGGCATTGCCTACGATGAACCAGCGCCAAACTTCTTCTCGTTCAATTCGCCTTATGGCGCCTGTAATAAATGCAACGGCCTTGGCACCGTGGCTGAAATTTCGGTAGATAAGATCATCCCAAACCCAAAACTCTCCATTGCCCGTGGTGGAATTGCCCCAATTGGAGAAGCACGCAGCAACTGGATTTTCAATCAGTTGGAAGCCATTGGGATAAAACATGAATTCGACCTGAAAACGCCCATCGAAGATATTTCTGAAGAGGCGCTGAACGTGATCCTTTATGGTAGCAGCGAAGTTTTCAAGGTGAAAGATGCGCATTCAAATGCCAGTAGTTATTCGCTGTCGTTCGAAGGAATTGTGAATTTCATCAGCAGACAGAACGATGAATCGGATAGCACTGCACTGCAAAAGTGGGCTTCGAGCTTTACTCATCTTAAAACCTGCCCTAGTTGCAACGGTGCACGACTGAAAAAAGAAGCACTGCATTTCAGGCTTCAGAGTAAAAACATTGCCGAGGTATCTGCCCTCGATCTTCAAGAACTCCAAAACTGGTTCACAGAACTGCCATCTACACTTGATGATAAGCAACTGATAATTGCCACAGAGATCATCAAAGAGATTCAAACACGGGTTCAATTTCTGTTAGATGTGGGCTTGGATTACCTCTCGTTAGACCGACCTGCACGCTCACTTTCTGGTGGAGAGGCGCAGCGTATCAGATTGGCCACACAAATTGGTTCGCAGCTGGTTGGCGTGCTCTACATTTTGGACGAACCAAGCATCGGCCTTCATCAACGCGATAATCAACGTTTGATCGATGCCTTGAAGAAACTACGCGATTCGGGTAATTCGGTCATTGTGGTGGAACACGATAAGGACATGATGGAAGCTGCCGACCAGGTCATAGATATTGGCCCCAAGGCTGGCATACATGGCGGACGAATTGTGGCACAAGGAACAGCCAAAGAACTTCTGAAACGCGATTCGCTTACGGCAGCTTTCCTTAATGGCGGTCATCTTATTCCAGTAAAGAAAAAGTTCCGAAAAGGAAGCGGCCACACGCTGCGTTTGAGCGGAGCCACAGGCAACAATCTGAAGAATGTTTCTGCCGAGTTTCCGCTTGGAACATTTATCTGCGTAACAGGCGTTTCGGGCAGTGGCAAATCAACCCTCATCAACGAAACCCTCTACCCTATTCTGAATAAGGCCATTTTTAGGGCAGAGAAAGAACCCATGCCATACAGCCGCGTGATTGGATTGGAGCATGTAGACAAGGTAATTGCCATTGATCAAAGCCCCATTGGCCGCACGCCAAGGTCCAATCCTGCTACGTATACAGGTGTTTTCTCTGACATCAGAAACCTCTTTGCCATGGTGCCAGAGGCACAGATAAGAGGCTACAAACCGGGGCGTTTCTCCTTTAATGTAAAAGGCGGTCGCTGCGAAGAATGCCAGGGCGCTGGCCTCAAGACCATCGAAATGAACTTCTTGCCCGATGTGCACATTCAGTGTCCTTCGTGCAACGGCAATCGATACAACCGCGAAACCCTAGAAATACGCTACAAAGGCAAATCCATTTCGGATGTGCTTGACATGAATATTGACGATGCGGTTGTCTTCTTCGAAAACATTCCTTCCATCCTTAAAAAGATAAAGACCATTCATGATGTGGGCCTTGGCTACATCAAGCTTGGACAGAGTTCCACTACCCTATCTGGTGGCGAGGCGCAGCGCATCAAGCTGGCTTCTGAGCTCAGTAAGCGCGATACGGGAAACACCTTCTATATATTGGATGAACCTACCACGGGATTGCACTTCGAAGACATCCGTGTGCTGTTGGAGGTGCTGAACCAATTGGCCGACCGCGGCAATACTGTTCTGGTGATTGAGCACAACATGGACATCATCCGCAGTGCCGACCACCTCATTGACCTTGGTCCGGAAGGTGGTAAGCGTGGCGGAATGATCCTCGAAACGGGCACGCCCATGCAACTTGCCAAATCTCCGAAAGGATTTACAGGACAGTTTCTGCGCAAGGAGCTGGAAAGCCTTGGGGCTCTTTGA
- a CDS encoding lytic transglycosylase domain-containing protein, with product MKETTQRLVTSIVLLLTVLLGPHLFLFSSDDHKNEDENFQDRFNEDYRVYSVNIPENLAFCGEKVPVIDEDVHERLDRELLINTYWQSNTMLYHKRANKWFPVIEPILKANGIPDDFKYLALVESGLMNVVSSAGAVGFWQLLKTTGQEYGLEVNEVIDERYNVVKSTEAACKYLNAAYKRYGSWTLAAASYNMGMNGVERQMNRQEANNYYDLLLNDETSRYVFRVLAAKEIHEHPTKYGFHYRLKDLYTPQQTYTLGVDTAIADLAKFAHDHKANYKILKVFNPWLRDTYLANKSGRHYDILLPKSGYYDFTSTEIESVIDSLKSSQDTLQLKGGDE from the coding sequence ATGAAAGAAACAACGCAACGCTTAGTTACAAGCATCGTGCTTCTGTTGACCGTTTTATTAGGTCCTCATCTATTCCTTTTCTCGAGCGATGACCACAAGAATGAGGATGAGAATTTTCAGGACCGCTTCAATGAGGATTACCGTGTTTATAGCGTAAATATTCCCGAAAATCTTGCCTTCTGTGGTGAGAAAGTGCCTGTAATTGATGAAGACGTGCACGAACGATTGGACCGTGAGTTACTGATCAACACGTATTGGCAGTCGAACACCATGCTTTATCATAAGCGTGCAAACAAGTGGTTTCCTGTTATCGAACCAATTTTAAAGGCCAACGGAATTCCAGACGATTTCAAATACTTGGCGCTGGTAGAAAGCGGATTGATGAACGTGGTTTCATCAGCTGGAGCAGTTGGATTTTGGCAGTTGCTAAAAACAACTGGGCAAGAGTATGGTCTAGAAGTGAATGAAGTAATTGACGAGAGATATAATGTGGTGAAATCGACAGAAGCAGCCTGCAAATATTTGAATGCCGCGTATAAACGCTATGGCAGTTGGACCTTGGCTGCCGCCAGCTATAACATGGGCATGAATGGGGTTGAGAGACAAATGAATCGGCAGGAAGCAAACAACTATTACGATCTTCTTCTGAATGATGAAACCAGTAGGTACGTTTTTCGAGTTCTTGCTGCCAAAGAAATTCACGAACATCCAACCAAATACGGATTTCACTATCGGCTTAAGGACCTTTACACACCGCAGCAAACCTACACGCTTGGTGTAGATACGGCCATTGCTGATCTGGCCAAATTTGCCCACGATCATAAAGCGAATTACAAGATTCTGAAGGTATTTAATCCGTGGTTGCGCGATACATATCTTGCCAACAAATCAGGTAGGCATTACGACATTCTTCTTCCAAAATCTGGCTATTACGATTTCACTTCCACAGAAATAGAATCGGTAATAGATAGCTTGAAATCATCTCAGGACACCTTACAATTGAAAGGCGGAGATGAGTGA
- a CDS encoding undecaprenyl/decaprenyl-phosphate alpha-N-acetylglucosaminyl 1-phosphate transferase translates to MLKLNAEQVLWVYAAFLVCATLFSFLINGLFLKFSRNLGVKDQTESMVRWSSTSKPAFGGISFYIMFLFSIACYSILFEAVTYINDIVQFLGVMAACSLGFVVGLADDAYNTKPFLKFFAQFSSAIILIATGTSINISGITPVDYFLTILWVVGLMNSINMLDNMDGITTTVSISVILAVLYMLFSKGEVLSIYFITLLGVLAGLLGFLYYNWNPSKMYMGDTGSQFLGVFLAAIGILYLWNGHAEPDFRIQTKQFIVALLVFIVPIIDTTTVTINRLLKGQSPFVGGKDHTTHHLSYLGLTDRQVALSFFGLSFLSVIFLIIIDRLIARWEYIHFGIFLAYFLILFGFLYGITRVNKSKEKR, encoded by the coding sequence ATGCTAAAACTAAACGCAGAACAGGTCCTTTGGGTTTACGCAGCATTCTTGGTCTGCGCCACATTGTTCTCATTCCTTATTAACGGCCTATTCTTGAAGTTCTCACGGAACTTGGGGGTAAAGGATCAGACAGAATCTATGGTCAGATGGAGTTCCACTTCCAAGCCTGCATTCGGTGGAATCTCGTTTTACATCATGTTTCTCTTCTCGATCGCTTGCTATTCAATTCTATTTGAGGCTGTCACTTACATCAACGACATTGTCCAATTTTTAGGAGTAATGGCTGCTTGCTCATTAGGTTTCGTTGTTGGATTGGCTGATGATGCGTACAACACGAAACCCTTTCTCAAGTTCTTTGCTCAGTTCAGCAGTGCGATTATTCTAATTGCAACTGGTACAAGCATCAACATTTCTGGAATCACTCCTGTAGACTATTTCCTAACCATTCTCTGGGTTGTTGGACTTATGAATTCCATCAACATGTTAGACAACATGGACGGGATTACGACAACGGTTTCCATTTCAGTGATATTGGCTGTGCTTTACATGCTATTTTCAAAAGGAGAAGTACTAAGCATCTACTTCATTACGCTTTTGGGCGTATTGGCAGGATTGCTTGGATTTCTTTACTACAACTGGAATCCATCCAAAATGTATATGGGCGATACAGGAAGTCAATTCCTAGGAGTGTTCTTGGCAGCAATCGGTATCCTATATTTATGGAACGGACATGCTGAGCCCGATTTCCGTATTCAAACAAAACAGTTCATTGTAGCGTTATTGGTATTCATCGTTCCAATCATTGACACGACAACTGTGACCATTAACCGACTTTTAAAAGGACAATCACCGTTTGTGGGAGGTAAAGATCATACAACCCACCATCTCTCCTATCTTGGACTAACAGATAGGCAAGTTGCGCTTTCGTTCTTCGGATTGTCTTTCTTATCAGTGATCTTTCTGATAATAATAGATCGACTCATTGCGCGTTGGGAATATATCCACTTTGGAATATTCCTCGCTTATTTTCTGATTCTGTTCGGATTTCTTTACGGAATTACACGCGTGAATAAAAGCAAGGAAAAACGTTGA
- the rfbC gene encoding dTDP-4-dehydrorhamnose 3,5-epimerase has protein sequence MKLIETELKDLFIVEAKVFDDPRGYFYEAFNKQAFEADGLVMDIKQTNISKSQGGVVRGLHFQNPPFSQGKLIRVLKGAVLDVVVDIRKNSMTYGKHFSIELSEENKKALWVPPGFAHGFKTLMDDTIFYYDCTEEYNRDSEGSILWNDAELGIDWGIQNPILSEKDSLAPRFSELNSQF, from the coding sequence ATGAAATTAATTGAAACTGAGCTTAAAGACCTGTTTATTGTAGAAGCTAAAGTTTTTGATGACCCTCGAGGATATTTCTATGAGGCATTCAACAAGCAAGCATTCGAAGCTGATGGATTGGTTATGGACATTAAACAGACGAATATTTCGAAATCGCAGGGAGGAGTCGTCCGAGGATTACACTTCCAAAATCCGCCATTTTCTCAAGGGAAATTGATTCGCGTTTTGAAAGGCGCGGTATTAGATGTGGTAGTGGATATACGCAAGAATTCAATGACCTATGGCAAGCATTTTTCCATTGAACTATCAGAGGAAAACAAGAAAGCACTGTGGGTGCCTCCAGGGTTTGCTCACGGATTCAAAACCTTGATGGACGATACCATATTTTATTATGACTGTACCGAAGAATACAACCGAGATTCGGAAGGCAGCATATTATGGAATGACGCTGAACTCGGAATAGACTGGGGAATTCAAAACCCAATTCTTTCTGAAAAAGATTCATTGGCGCCTCGCTTTTCTGAACTGAATAGCCAGTTTTAA
- a CDS encoding polysaccharide biosynthesis tyrosine autokinase, whose product MPSLLDFNNLDNKKNISLINDEIDVGLLLSITRQNILAIIILFTFFAFVAFLYLRFTPPVYQSVATVQLGHDARTNALLQTSDLHSETIQQEIELLRSPVSIKESLSKLPLDISYMIKGEVLSSELYQSSPFSITYSIKNPEIYNQPINLTFIDNYRIYVEYSLSDQTIALESSLLDSINTQDIAFQVVVNNYERILQNQNEEQNQFYVIINSEETYLNSYLGKLEVEILNEYAKTINVKLKDHNAVKARDIVQQIAEDFIEGDKLRKQESANGILEFIDAQLAKIYDRLYESENNIQSFRKEHKINDKSAIESRALPSVEGRLKTLEDEAVDLTVEQTILSEVEAEIAENVNLDVYRLVSLLAGSEHEGIIATSLKSLQGMLLQKEQALYVVKETSDQIKALNYQIGIQKKLIIESLTSVKQNINNRLTEINKQIKIYKNETLAEESTYDEIEYSRLMRIYRVNESFYNTLVDRKAEYSISKAGYVSNNRVLETANLPTNPVFPDRKSVISLSFVAALMLSIAIVLFKYLLFNQITSIRDIIKHIDVAVLGVVPRYKKDIPNSQLLVDKNPKSMISEAFRSIRTNLKYISAESGQSKLISITSTISGEGKTFVAINLGGIIAYAGKKVIILDLDMRKPKIHLGFNVENDKGMSTLLIGQDEISDCVKSSTLENLYFITAGPIPPNPSELIINDRMDLVIGELKKSYDIIIIDNPPCGIVTDGILNMQKADYPIYIARANYSKKPFIDNIYRLKHENKVSNLSVILNGQDTQRSGYGYGYGYGYGYGYGYGYGYGYGYGYGYGYYEEDEEKGQGSLWKRLFQKKYE is encoded by the coding sequence TTGCCATCGTTACTAGACTTCAACAACTTGGACAATAAGAAGAACATATCGCTCATCAATGATGAGATAGACGTTGGCCTTCTGCTATCAATCACGCGGCAGAACATTCTGGCCATTATCATATTGTTCACTTTTTTTGCGTTCGTAGCGTTTCTCTATCTAAGGTTTACTCCTCCCGTTTATCAATCTGTAGCAACGGTTCAATTGGGACACGATGCCAGAACGAATGCGCTTCTTCAAACGAGTGATCTTCATAGTGAAACAATTCAACAGGAAATTGAACTGCTTCGTTCTCCAGTCTCAATCAAGGAGTCGCTGTCCAAACTTCCATTGGACATCAGCTATATGATAAAAGGTGAAGTTCTAAGTTCTGAGCTTTACCAAAGCTCTCCTTTTTCAATTACTTATTCAATCAAAAATCCTGAAATCTACAATCAACCTATAAACCTCACATTTATTGATAATTATCGAATTTACGTTGAATACAGCCTAAGTGATCAGACAATTGCACTTGAAAGTTCCCTTCTAGATTCAATTAACACGCAGGATATTGCTTTTCAAGTTGTTGTGAACAATTATGAAAGAATTCTTCAGAATCAAAACGAGGAACAGAATCAATTTTATGTGATTATTAACAGTGAAGAAACGTACCTAAATAGCTATTTAGGAAAACTTGAGGTTGAGATACTAAATGAATACGCGAAAACCATTAATGTTAAACTGAAAGATCATAATGCAGTTAAGGCCAGAGACATCGTGCAACAAATTGCAGAAGACTTCATTGAAGGCGATAAGCTACGAAAACAAGAGTCCGCAAATGGAATTCTGGAATTCATTGACGCTCAGTTAGCAAAGATATACGACCGATTATATGAGTCCGAAAACAACATTCAGTCATTCAGAAAAGAACACAAAATCAATGATAAGTCAGCCATCGAATCACGGGCTCTACCTTCTGTTGAAGGCCGCTTAAAAACGCTAGAAGATGAAGCTGTAGACCTAACAGTGGAACAAACGATCTTAAGTGAAGTAGAAGCTGAAATTGCTGAAAATGTCAATCTCGATGTTTACAGGCTTGTTTCTCTTTTGGCTGGCTCTGAACACGAAGGAATCATTGCGACCTCCTTAAAAAGCTTACAGGGAATGCTGCTACAGAAAGAGCAAGCACTGTACGTAGTTAAAGAAACCAGTGATCAGATCAAAGCGCTGAATTATCAAATTGGAATTCAAAAAAAACTGATAATTGAGAGTCTGACCTCCGTAAAGCAAAACATTAACAATCGGCTAACGGAGATTAACAAACAAATCAAGATCTACAAAAATGAGACGCTGGCTGAAGAGTCAACTTATGACGAGATTGAATATTCAAGATTGATGCGAATCTATCGCGTAAATGAAAGTTTTTATAATACACTCGTAGACCGAAAAGCTGAGTATTCCATTTCCAAAGCAGGTTATGTATCCAACAATCGTGTTTTAGAAACTGCGAACCTTCCAACAAACCCCGTTTTCCCCGACCGCAAATCGGTTATATCTCTAAGTTTTGTTGCAGCACTCATGTTAAGCATCGCTATTGTGCTATTTAAGTATCTGTTGTTCAACCAGATAACATCTATCCGCGACATTATAAAGCACATTGATGTTGCTGTTTTGGGAGTAGTTCCGAGATACAAAAAGGATATTCCCAACTCTCAACTGTTGGTTGACAAGAACCCTAAATCGATGATATCGGAAGCATTCCGATCCATCCGAACTAATCTTAAGTACATTTCTGCCGAAAGTGGGCAATCAAAACTAATATCCATCACATCAACCATTTCTGGGGAAGGCAAAACATTTGTGGCCATCAATTTAGGGGGAATAATTGCTTATGCTGGCAAGAAAGTAATCATCCTTGACCTAGACATGAGAAAACCGAAAATTCACCTTGGTTTCAACGTGGAAAATGACAAGGGCATGAGCACGCTTTTGATTGGGCAAGATGAAATTTCTGATTGTGTTAAATCAAGTACGTTAGAAAACCTTTATTTTATCACGGCAGGCCCCATACCGCCAAACCCTTCAGAGTTGATTATCAATGACCGAATGGATCTTGTAATCGGAGAATTAAAGAAATCCTACGATATCATCATCATTGATAACCCTCCTTGTGGAATAGTTACAGATGGTATCTTGAACATGCAAAAGGCAGACTACCCTATATATATTGCTAGAGCCAATTATTCCAAGAAGCCATTTATCGACAACATTTATCGATTAAAGCATGAGAATAAAGTGAGTAATCTTTCTGTTATCCTAAATGGTCAAGATACACAGCGCTCTGGTTATGGCTACGGCTACGGCTATGGTTACGGCTATGGTTATGGTTATGGTTATGGTTATGGTTATGGTTATGGTTATGGTTATGGTTATTACGAGGAAGATGAAGAAAAAGGACAAGGGAGCCTTTGGAAACGTCTTTTCCAGAAAAAATATGAATAA
- a CDS encoding polysaccharide biosynthesis/export family protein encodes MMRIGPGFEYSDFSEIQETQYRIAANDRIAVRLMTNDGAGMINISGGASGSVGGATDLEIKIESDGFAKLPLFGRIYLEGLTIRQAEMLIEDKFSEFYNNPFVLLEVSNKRVMIFAGANTSVVSLVNDNTTLFEVLAMSGGIPSQGKANKVKIVRGDLRNPSVYLVDLSTIQGIQSANLVMQANDIIYIETRGNYVSKVLSELAPYLAILSSVVSTVAIVTRLQQLGQ; translated from the coding sequence ATGATGAGAATTGGTCCTGGTTTTGAATATTCTGATTTTTCGGAAATTCAAGAGACACAATACCGGATTGCTGCAAACGATCGAATTGCTGTTAGATTGATGACGAATGATGGGGCTGGCATGATCAATATTTCTGGCGGTGCTTCTGGTTCCGTTGGAGGAGCTACAGATCTTGAGATAAAAATAGAATCTGACGGTTTTGCGAAACTTCCATTATTCGGGAGAATTTATTTGGAAGGACTCACGATTCGCCAAGCAGAAATGTTAATTGAGGACAAGTTCTCAGAATTTTACAATAACCCATTTGTTCTTCTTGAGGTCAGCAACAAAAGAGTAATGATTTTTGCTGGTGCTAACACAAGTGTTGTAAGCTTAGTTAACGACAATACCACTTTGTTTGAAGTCCTTGCCATGTCCGGAGGTATTCCATCTCAAGGAAAAGCGAACAAAGTTAAGATCGTTCGTGGCGATTTGAGAAATCCAAGTGTATATCTCGTTGACCTGTCTACTATTCAAGGTATTCAAAGTGCAAATTTGGTGATGCAGGCAAACGATATCATTTATATCGAAACAAGAGGCAACTACGTTTCAAAAGTCTTGTCCGAACTTGCACCATATTTAGCAATTCTCAGTTCAGTTGTAAGTACTGTTGCCATCGTTACTAGACTTCAACAACTTGGACAATAA
- a CDS encoding glycosyltransferase, with protein MPRILRIANRFNLGGPTFNVAYLTKYLPSEYETLLIGGDKEENEASSSHILADLGIKPVIVPEMQREISLGVDMAAYRAIEKIIDDFKPDIVHTHASKPGAIGRLAAHNRKVPVIVHTFHGHYFHSYFGSLKTNMFKQIERSLAKRTSKIIAISDIQKHELSIEHKIAPPDKFEVIPLGFDLDRFRTDTESKRAAFRKEFNVQNDEIAVGIIGRLVDIKDHKYFLRLVRHVLDNTTKKVRFFIVGDGEMRQELEAFCSEISIPFNAFPDYKPEGVPLTFCSWRNDIDAINAGLDIVILTSKNEGTPVSLIEAQASGTPVVSTNVGGVENVVDHGITGLLAEPTDELKMAENLMSLIESDELRNEMSGKGWSHVGERFHYSQLTSKMDSLYKRLLENGK; from the coding sequence ATGCCAAGAATTCTTCGAATAGCCAACCGCTTTAACCTGGGCGGGCCAACATTCAATGTGGCCTATTTGACCAAATACCTTCCATCGGAATATGAAACGCTGCTGATTGGTGGCGATAAGGAAGAGAACGAAGCGAGTTCGAGTCACATACTTGCTGATTTAGGCATTAAGCCTGTCATAGTTCCAGAAATGCAAAGGGAAATTAGTCTGGGTGTTGATATGGCCGCTTACCGTGCCATTGAGAAGATCATTGACGATTTCAAACCTGATATCGTTCATACGCACGCTTCTAAACCTGGTGCCATTGGAAGATTAGCCGCGCATAATCGGAAGGTTCCCGTTATCGTTCATACGTTTCACGGCCATTACTTCCATTCGTATTTCGGTTCGCTAAAGACCAACATGTTCAAACAAATAGAGCGTTCGTTGGCCAAGCGAACTTCCAAGATTATCGCTATTAGCGACATTCAAAAGCACGAGCTTTCAATCGAACACAAAATTGCACCACCAGATAAGTTTGAGGTAATTCCACTGGGATTTGACCTTGATCGTTTCAGAACAGATACCGAATCAAAACGAGCTGCATTCCGAAAAGAATTCAATGTGCAGAATGATGAAATTGCGGTTGGAATCATTGGTCGTCTAGTGGATATAAAAGACCATAAATACTTCCTTCGATTGGTTCGGCACGTGCTCGACAATACGACCAAAAAGGTCCGCTTCTTCATTGTAGGCGATGGTGAAATGCGCCAAGAACTGGAAGCATTCTGTTCAGAAATCAGCATCCCATTTAATGCGTTTCCAGATTACAAACCTGAAGGTGTTCCGCTCACTTTTTGTTCTTGGAGAAACGATATTGACGCGATAAATGCAGGATTAGATATTGTAATTCTAACGTCAAAAAATGAAGGGACTCCAGTAAGTTTAATTGAAGCGCAAGCAAGCGGAACTCCGGTTGTCTCTACAAATGTTGGTGGCGTTGAAAACGTAGTTGACCATGGCATAACTGGTTTACTTGCCGAACCTACGGACGAATTAAAAATGGCCGAAAATCTCATGAGTTTGATTGAATCTGACGAACTGAGAAATGAAATGTCTGGTAAGGGCTGGAGCCACGTAGGAGAGCGGTTCCATTACAGTCAACTTACATCAAAAATGGACAGTCTCTACAAGCGGCTGTTGGAGAATGGCAAATAG